The window GTTATTTAACATTTTATAGATGGGTACTTTCAGAAAAAATTGATAAGGATTTTATAGTAATTTAAAAGTGAGGCAAGAAAATGAAAGAAGTTAGTATTTACAAAGGAAAAAATTGGTTTGAGAAAGTAGAAAAAGTAAATGGAGAATATGTATTCTTTGAAAAAGAAGAAGATAATGGAGAAACACCTAATATTAAATATTCTTTATCAGAACTAGATAAACAAGTAAAAGAATATAAAAAGAATGGATACAAAGTAAAAATATATGATTGCTAGTAAAGGAGAAGAACACGACAGGAGTAGAAAAAATAAAATTAAAAGCACAGAAAGAATTTTTAAATCAAATTATAGAAAGAGCAGAAGCATTAAAAGATTTTTGTGATGTAGAAGATTATGAAAATATAAAAGAGGTTTTACATATGATAAATAAAATCGGAGGAGTTAAAAAACATGAAAATAGGCGATAAATTATCAAAATTCTTAGTAAAAAAACATTTTATAAAAAACTTTAATATTTTCTTATTATCTATATTTAGAGCTGACGGAAAATTAGAACATTTTACAATAGCAGTTAATGGAAATTATTTCACAATGTCTAATGAGATAACATATCCGAGAGAAGAAGCAAGTCGTATTGAAAGAAAAATACATATTTCAAAGCTAGAGCAAATACTTTTAAGTTCTTTACATAGTCTTAAAATATACGATTATAAAAGATTTTTCTTAGCTCAAGGAGAGGATAGTATCTGGTTAGATTTATACGAAAAAGATTAATTATTAGGCTGATGTTCTTGAAAAATTAAGGACATCTACAAAATAATTAAAGGGTTCAAGGAGGTTTGTAAAATGGTTGAATGGATTTTATGTATGTCTCAAATAGGTTTATTTATGTATTTAATGTATGGACTATTTCAAGAATGTAAGGGAGATGATAAATAATGAAAAAGTATATGAATTTTAAATATATAAATGGAGAATGTTTAATTTCTTATAAAATAAAAGATTTTGCAGTTTCTATAAAAGGTAAAGGAGTATCTGAAACAGCTAAGGAAGTAGCAAGAATTACAAATGAAATATACAATGCAGAATTTATTTAGGAGGAATAAATGACAGTTGAAGAACTTGAAAAATATGTTTTTGATGTAATAGAAGAACATTATACTTTTTTAAATACAGATTTAGTTATTTCTAGGATAAATAAAGATATATGGAGAATTAAATTTCCTTATAAAGATTTAACAGGAGAAGGAGAAACAAAAGAAGAAGCTTTAAAAAATCTTTTAGTAAAAATAAAAAATGTAGCATAAGGAGAAAAAATGACAAGTGAAGAAATGCTTATTAAAGCTGCTAAAAAATTAGAAAAATATAATATAGAACAAGGCATAGAAATAAGATATTCCGACGATGTTTTCCAAGCTTATGTAATGGAAGAAGACTTGCAAGACAATATGTTCTATGGAGACGGATTTACACTAGAAGAAGCACTTACACATCTAATCTACGATGATGAAGGTATAGACAATATAGAAGAAATATTAAGAGAAAGAGCAGAGGAAGAAAAAAGAGAACTTGCATATAAGAATAAAGTCTATTGGGATAAGCAACTATATAGGAATGCTTAAAGGAGTTGACTATGAAATGTGCTATGTGTGGCAAAGAATTAGATGAAGATATTTTTGTGTATCGTAAATTAATAGTATGTCATCAATGTGTGATGAAAGATTGCGAAAAAAATTTTGTTAATAATCTATATATAGACTCATATTTTAGAAATGTAGATAGATTTATGTGTGTTTATAATAGCTATTTAATGGTATACAAAAGAAAACTTAAAGATTCTTTAATAAAATATAATAAAACAAAGAATATGTTATATAAAATTGATATTAAATATTACAGTAAAAAAATAAAAGAATTAGAAAATTTAACAGAATAAAAGGAGTTGACTATGGGATATGAATATGACCAATGGAAAACGATGTCTGATTTAGATTATGAAGAAAGTTTTAAAACAGAAATTAATGATACAGAAGAAGATTTAAAACTATTTATGGAGATTATAAATGGATATACGACAAGTAAGTAAAGAAATGTTAGCAATAGCTGATATGATAGTTGAAATGAAAAAAAGGGGATTTAAAGAGCAATATCCAGTAGCTTATGAATTTGCAGATAAATCACTTGAAGAAAGAATTAAAAAACTTGAAGAAATGATAAAAGAAATAAGAGGAGATGAAAATGAAGATTAGAGACTTAAAAGCAAATGAAATTGATTGCAGAGTTCAAACAGTATCAGACAAAGGATTTTCACTTTTACTTTATAAGGACGCAAGAGTGGATATGGACATCTTAGATGAAACCTTTGGAATATTTGGTTGGCAGAGAATACATTCAAGAGATAATGCTAACTGTACAATTCTTATCTGGGACAAGGAAAATAAACAGTGGATTTCTAAAGAAGATACAGGTACTGAAAGTTTTACAGAAAAAGAAAAAGGACTTGCTTCTGATAGTTTTAAAAGAGCAGGATTTAATGTAGGAATAGGGAGAGAACTTTATACAGCACCTTTTATATGGATAAGTGATACAAGTTATCTAAAAGATAGAAACGGTAAAAAAACAGTATATGAGAAGTTTATAGTTAAAGATATTGAAATTGTAGATAAAGTTATTACAAAATTAACAATATCTGATAGTAGAAATAAAGTTGTATTTGTTTATGATAAAACAGGTAAAAAACAGCTAAATTTAAGTGAAGAAGACAGAAGTAAAATAATAGCTTCTATCATAAATAGAGTTACTGACCCTGATAATATGGAAAAAATATTAAAAGCATATGATGTAACAGGTTTAATACAACTTACAAATAGTCAATTAATAGAAGTAAAAACAAAACTAAAATTATAAGTGATAGCCTATGAAAAAATATATAACAGTTACAATACATCGTGGAATATTTGGTAAAAAGTTAAAAAAGTTCCGTATAGAACTTGAAAATAAAAATAAAAAGGAGATTAGAAAATGACAAAAAAAGAATTTGCAAAGGAATTATTTAAAAACTCAGGACTTACAACACTTACAGAAGCTGAAAGAGCAACAGAAGCTTTTATACAAACTGTAAAAGAACAAGTAGCAAAAGGAAATACTTTATTTTTTAGAGACTTTGGTATTTTTTCTATAAAAACTTCTAACAGAAAAGAAGGAAGAAATCCAAGAACAGGAGAAATTATTAAATTAAAACCTAAAAAATTTGTTAAGTTTAAAGCAGGTAAAGATTTTGCAAGAATGTTAAATGAAAAGAGATAGCATTTACTGGTAATAAATACTATCTCAAGGTGCTTATAGTTTGCCGACCGTAAGCACCTTAATTATATCATAGAGAGGTGATTATATGCCATTCCTATATAACATAATTTGTGATGATATTATTATTTTAAGAAATTTAATTAAAGAAGAAGCAATGAAAATAGCTGATGAACATAATAAAACACAAAAAAAGACTAAAAGATTTTATTATGTAGTTTTAGCTTAGGAGAAAATGTATGAAAATAAAAATTAAAAAACAAGGCTCTTTCTTAGTTGGAAGATTGAGCCTGTGGGAAAGGATAAAGAGGTTATTTAGATGAAATATAGAGTTTGGGATAAAAAAGAAAAACAGTTTATTGAAAATGTTTTCGTTATGCCTAACGGAAGATTATTGATGTTTACAAATTATCACTCTTTTAATAGTGAATGGGATTTTATAGATGATGAAGGTAGATATATTATTTTAGAATGTTCTGGGTTTAAAGATAAAAATGGAAAATATATTTATAATGGAGATATTATTAAATATACATTTATCAAAAAGTCTTTTTTTTATGAAGTTGAATATAATGATTCTTGGTTATTATCTAACAAATATGAAAATGTAAATATTTCATTTGCATTTAAGTCAAGACTTGAAATAATAGGAAATATTTATGAAAATCCTGAATTATTAGAAAATATTAGAGGTGGTTTAAGTGATTAAAAAATATAGGAAAAAACCAGTAGAAATTGAAGCAATAGAATTTATAGATACACCTGAAAGAATTGAAGAAATATTTAACTTTATGGAAAATGAAACAATGAGAGTTGACTATTCTATGTATGGCAGACCTGCTGTATTAATAGAAACACTTGAAGGAACTATGAGAGCAGAGGTTGGAGATTATATTATAAAAGGAATTAATGGAGAGTTTTATCCTTGTAAACCTGATATTTTTGAAAAAACTTATGAAGAGGTGGAAGATGAGAGCATGGAATAAAAGAAGAAGACCAAAACATCATACTAAAACTAAAGTTATATATTGTTGGATAATAGATAGAAATATATTTTATAGTCGTAATATAAAAAATAAAGAAATAATATTTAAGGTTTTGTTTAACGATACTACAGCTAAGATACTTGGAATACTTAAAGTACCTAGCTTTATAGTCTATAAAAAATCTGAAAAAAGAAGAAAAGTAGACATAAGATTTTTAAAAGAAAGGGCAGGAAATAAATGTAAAGAGAGATATTATAAAAGCAAAACATTTAATAAACTTTGTCGTATGTTAGCATTGGAAAAAAAGAAAAAAGGAGAAATAAATGTGGAAATGTAAAGAATGTGGTAAAGAAGTTACTGTTTTAGCAGTAACTCCAGTATTGTATGAAGTATTTTTAGATAAAAATAAAAAAATATTTGATTATGAAGATTACAGAAAAATAGATTTAAAGAATGCAAAAATAAAAGAAATACTTTGCGAACATTGTGGTAATGAAGGAAATTTAGAAGATATAGCAGAGTGGGAGGAAGATAAATAATGAATATTAATGAAGTGATATTTTGGTTAATAATATTCTTTTGTATAGCTTCTAGATGTGTCTTAATAATAGCATTTTACCATGAATATACTCATAATTTAAGAGCTAAAATAGAATTATATTCTGCGATAATAGCAGTTTTATTATCTTCAGAATTTTTTATGTTGTATATACTTTTTAGTTTTTTAGAATGTATCTTTGCAGTTACATCAAATAAAATTGAAAACTTTATTATATTTATAGAATCAAAAATAAAAAAATTTATAAAAATGTTTTTTTAGAGGTGGAATAAATGGCTTGGAAATGTAAAAGATGTGATAGTGAAAGTTTTATTTTAACAAAAATTGAAGCTGAAGAAAGCTTTGTTAAATTTAATAAAAAAGGAATTAGAGAGGAAATTAAAAAGACTAATTCTATTTTTAAGGAACAATTACAATGTGCAGATTGTGGAAACAAAGCAAGTGTTTATAAAAGAATAGAAGATATAGCTTATTGGGAGGAAAATTAAATGGAGTTTAAAGACGCTCTAAAACTAATAAGAAAGAAAAGAAAATTATCTCAACCTGAACTTGCTAAACTAATCGGAAAAGAAAGACAGAGTATACTTAGATATGAAAATGGTGTAACTAAACCGTCTGTTGCAACTGTTGAACTTTTATGTAAAGTATTAGAAGTTCCTATATATACATTAATGGGAGAAGTGGATATTTCTGAAATAAAAGATATTAAAAAACATTCAAAAGAATTAGATGATGTTTTTAGTAAGTCTAAAGAAATATTGGCTATTAT of the Fusobacterium perfoetens genome contains:
- a CDS encoding YopX family protein, producing the protein MKYRVWDKKEKQFIENVFVMPNGRLLMFTNYHSFNSEWDFIDDEGRYIILECSGFKDKNGKYIYNGDIIKYTFIKKSFFYEVEYNDSWLLSNKYENVNISFAFKSRLEIIGNIYENPELLENIRGGLSD
- a CDS encoding helix-turn-helix domain-containing protein, producing MEFKDALKLIRKKRKLSQPELAKLIGKERQSILRYENGVTKPSVATVELLCKVLEVPIYTLMGEVDISEIKDIKKHSKELDDVFSKSKEILAIIKDYRIEEQEAILNITKESLKFYKEVK
- a CDS encoding HU family DNA-binding protein produces the protein MTKKEFAKELFKNSGLTTLTEAERATEAFIQTVKEQVAKGNTLFFRDFGIFSIKTSNRKEGRNPRTGEIIKLKPKKFVKFKAGKDFARMLNEKR